AATTTCAACATTCGAGAGCTACTTGTGTAAGCTGATAGTATGAAAAACTGAGTTATTTTGTTCATAAtgaccccacctagccctacctAATTActaattattatttattctattttcatggtttaccgtctcacgacaaaacctgatgaacaatattcctccaattcagTGTCGcgacaggttacacttcgtgcgagggctaagtcttctcgaccgcagctgcttgtggagtccatagtaggcacaacTGTTACTGATCATTCGACTCCGAATCTCGTTGTCGtaggtcaccagtgagccgagatagacaaagtcttcgactatctccagctcgccgccgtcgatcgtgaccttatTTTTACTGGACAGGCAggctcggtcggtctcggatccgcaggccagcatacaCTTCGTCTTGGATgcattaatcatcaacccaatccttcctgcttcgcgtttcagttttcGGTAGAtttcttccaccgccgcagatgatctgccgactttatcaatgtcatcggAAAAGCTGATAAGTTGACtgtatctgttgaaaatcgtgcccgcATTTAGCCCCccactcgtcgaataacactttCCAGCGCCACGTTGAGCATCATGCAGGATTGCATTATAGatcatcgccttgtcgaagccccctgcgcgattcgaatgaactcggcaattcacccgaaattcgCACACAGCAcagcgttccatccatcgtatCCTTGATCAGTCTAGTCAGCTTCCcgaaaaagccgttctcgtccatgattaaATCTTGTCCTGGTCCTGATGAGCACTGTGCTCTTCCCATGCACGACGTGTAATTGGATCCAGTCTGGAGCACAACATTTCCAGCAACAACAGGTCCTTATATTCTTCCGGTTTCACCAATTGGTCCAGGGTTTGCACGACGCGTTCGAAACCTTCCAGTAGTGCCTGAATATCGACGGCCGACTCCTCAGCAACCtcattactttatttttttatttacatagtattccgtctcacgacataacttgacgaacataattcctaaaattcactcggtccatggcaaccgtccTCCAATTCCAATAGCCACCTTGGGAAGTATAAATAGGTTTCCAACCAGCCTGCGCTTCAACACCTTGCTGTCGTTGTACCTGGCCATTAGGATGTCCCAAGCTACTGAATAGTTCGCCCTCGTAAGTGTCAACGGATCGATGAGAGCCCGCGCCTCGCCGGTGAGACAGCCCTTCAGGTAGTGGAACTTCTCAACCTCCGGTAAGTCTGTCTTGGTATGGATCAGGGATGAGTACAGCTCCCGGAAGCTCAGCCACTGGTCGATGTCACCGTCGAACGTTTGCAACTTAATTTGCGGTAGCCTGACATGCTCGATGGTTGGTTGAATAGACGAGTCCATCATACAGGTGGAATGTAGAACACTGGCACCTCCTTCCAGTTCCTTGATGCGTTCCAATATAGATGCCTTGGCGTTGTAGTACTTCGTGGTGAAATCCTGTCGTATATTGGAACATGTTGCTTCTTTCGACGAGTACTCTTCGTGCATCTCAACCTCGATCAGCGCATCGTTGATCCGATCCCAAAAATCGTCCAGTTTCTCCAGCCTAACATGGATTTGTTGAGCTGAGGTAACTTCCCCCAGAGTGCTTGCGAAAATGGttattgatttaaacatctcCATCAACGCCTTCACCTTTGTTTGTAGATTGCGCAGCGGTCGATTCTTCGATGACAAACTTGACGCGGAAGTCGTAGCCATGGTTGTAGTTCACTCACACAAAATTCACAGGAGAAAATGAACGGTGATAGGATTCAATTCTGACTCTAGCTTTGGCAAAGAACATACACTGTAGAGCATAACTTACTTCAAAAAACTTAGTACTGCACTCCTCTACAGGTAGGCTCCTTCCAATCCAAAACTTGGATGGCAGTGCGCGATGTGAATTTTGCGCCTGGAGTAACGCTTCCAAAAAGCTCTCGTTTACGCGTGAAGATTGATGCTTAATCTCGGTATCGATCAGACAAGTGGTGTTGTAGCCAAGAATAATAATGTTGTAGTTTCCAAATTCTTAAAGCTTCGACTAGAATATATACTCTGTAGAGCTTAACTTACTTTCAAGAAAATTCAGTTGCGCCCAAGGACTATAAAAATCGCTCACTCCTCGAAACGCACACGAAAATGCTTCGCCGCCGGCTCGCTATTCGTTTGTGTTCAATACAATCACGAACAGCAACAAAAACGATTCTACGACGGCGGTTTCTATGCTGCTCGTATTGAAAAACATTCATGAGCGAGTCTGAGAAACGGGATCACGAGAGACATGAATTTGCTTCATGAGGATTTTTATACCGAGCTTGCTGTCTGTTTAGGGAAGGAAGTACGCCAGCTCAGAAGAAAAAAgtaggaagaaaaaaagaaaaaggaatcttttgGCTCGTCCTTCTCAGAGACAAACCGTCCGTACCTACCGTCCGGGCACCGATCGTTTAAAGATTGGCTTGGCCTACACAAGTGCacactgttgctgttgatgttatTGATGTTCCTTCAAGCTCGTAGCTTCAAAAAGTGACGCACATTCTTTCGTAGGAAGCAATAATAACAGCACTAGCAAGAAGCAAAGCAATTCTTTTGGCTCGGCATTTTTgcctgaaaagaataataacatcaCCAAATTGGATTGGATGTGCCGGCCGTATGCacactgttcttcttattttccatTCTTTTTGACCAACGCGTGTTTACAGCCAACACGGCTTGGCGTCATCTTTGTTGCTGTTCGTGTTTGTTCAAGCTCAAGCTTTGCAAAGGGACGAACATTTTTCCACGGGAAAGAATAATACCATTACTAACACGGCTCATGAGCGGGTTGgtaaaaagtttcatgaatcgGCTCGCTGCAACGCAATCGTCGGGTTAATGCTAGATTTAGTGTGCGGAGAAGGAAGCAAGGCAAAAAGGAATCAGGAGCCTTGGTCGTGTTTTCGTTTTGGTCGGGCTTGATTCGTGAGAACAGGAGATTCTCGCTCACACCTCATTCGCGTTCCAGGGCATTTTTATGAGCAAAAATCGGAGCGATGCAGGCTCAGTCGCTcgtttgaatgagtttttcaatccttgGTTGCGCCTCTCTACATATATAGGtattcaaaatccagaaaatgaAGCTCGAAATGCGTGGGAGTACTTCCGCTCCTCGAACCACGCAAATAAAAATTGGTGCGCCTCGGTTTATTCCAAAATATTTCGGGTTGGCTCGGGTTGATCAGTTTAGCAGGGTGTTATGGCAAGGATAATTATTGGATGTAGTATTTGTATTTGAATATAGCTTCGGCAGGACGTATACTAACGGTTCTACTAACCTAACCGAAAAAACTATTGCGCAGCATAAAACCCAAATAGCAGAAAATCCAAAAACTCTGCTGAACGGTGTACTTGCGGATCCAATGCAGTTCAAATAAATAGGCAAATGCACAATTATGTACATTCAAAccaatgaggtacacttttactaaggtggcgcaaaGGAACACACACTATTACACGTCGgagaggaaaaaagaaaaatagacATAAACAAGCCTCGCGTCGAGACGCGTCGTTGTCAGGGAGCTTCATTTATCCTAGGCAAAATGCGTCGCGAAAATGGtcggtagtgacgtcacttctgtcatggtaactatgattacgaagaagaaattttacttctacttttgcaacgtttctttctcatcacctctctttccaTCACATTGCATTCAAACATCCAACTCGTTCGAATAGGGATATGTTGCACCAtacagttgtgtttgtgaggtaAGATTGACAGAGATCAGTATTTGCTAAGTCCAGCAACGGCCGGTCATATACTAAAACGGTAGTCCGGAAAGTTTCACTAACCTGACCGAAAAAGGTGTGGTGCTCCGGGAAAACGTCTTGTCAGGTTAGTTTCGCGCGGTTCAATCGGTGGCAACCAGTCGTCTGTTGCCAATTGCTTCGGAGATCCTTCAAAAGCGGTGATAATCAGCTAATGACCATGAAAGCTGATGACCTTGGCCTTGGGTAAGTGTTGCAAATGGTTGCCGGCAGATTTACGATCGATGCAATTCAATCGTTCCTATAAGGCCACCGGGGGGACGATTGATAACCAGTGAAGAAATCGGTGCAAAGGTGATGAAAATGCAATAATCATCACTCTGGTTGATGGTAATTTATAGGCCaagtgcgatatttaaccgaggcgggtgtcggtttcgtatgttgtttACTACGGAGCGTTTTGGGCGCATTTTCACCATCATCAGATactggtctgactcgatgttggagCCCCGACAGCATTTGACaactatcaaaacgtggtcgatctttCATTGCATTTgatacggtgatctccaggtgtacttgtgtgggaggcggtgctggaaaaaggtactacgtaaggccattcgtttggaggcggtgaAATCTATTAGCCTGAGGCCGTTTGCGTTGGTCAGccggtgcgcactgaaccttccaattgtcggtttaaattcctcctccgacctgagcgttaaaatccccgatgacgatcttgatatcatgttttgggctaTAAAATCTGTTCCAgcctcgtgtgtgttgccgcagctcaaGTAGATGACATGAGCATCTAGGTACACTCGCACCATgggcccttccagcatacctcctgcagcgctacgatgtcgaatttgcagcccttcaattcgttggagagcacgtgggtactgcccacgaaatttagagatcggcagttccatgtttcAAGTTTctaatcgctagtccctttttgtcgcgtgggtctttgccgatttccatcaggaatttgttgttcgttgcttgtgtttttttttgtagtaacgggctcgcaaggccagCAGCTAATCCCACTATCTCACTATCAGCAGCTAATCCCACTATCCCACTAACAGACGCGTACGGAGCCCCctatctcagtctgcatgcaaccaaagcatccaccggggttgggtacccgatctccgctaaggttgctcacaccccagctagcaccacggggaggtagagaatcggagttgtgaGACAAGATATGACTCAACAAACTCAATCGGTGGTATGGAACTACCCGATTCAGACCAGAAGCGGTATTTGTTTTACGGTGGAATGAACCTCAGGGACTTCCACCTTACCATGACCGATGGCCGATGTGGGATCCTGAACTTCGAACCGATCGGCTTACGAATTATATTTTTCCGCAGCCTGGTAATATTCGACATTATATCCGAAAATATGGACAGGGCTTACCTTGTCGAAACGATACCATATCATGTCCCATCTCGCGCTCTTCGGAATTTTGAGCCTTTAAGAACAACTATTTATGGAAGAAAAGAATTTTACAACCCATATCATGTAAATTGTTTATTTCGATTATAATATAATTTAAGATAGTTTTAGTCAATTTCATTCGATCCTAACCAACTAAATCAGTATCGCATGATATAGACATGCCAAGCAGCATCAAAGTCGACAGATATTGGCTGTCTGACACTGAATATTTGCAGCTCTGGTTTCAAGCATAGATAAAGAAATTAGTCTGAATGTCAGAGtccgtgaacaataaataaatgaccactacccgaaggttgggtgtatggggtctcaaGTTGTGAATTGTCTACCATTCACCAGCCATTGTATGAATTCTTTTTaagtagggctaggtggggtaattatgaacaaaatttcttcatttggcacacttacagTCACCATATGTTGATTTCTTATCACAAACTCTGAAAAGCTACcatcaatgaatgtttccgtgctcttaaacattctgtagaacaacttttgttttttggtcgcaACCTTTGTCCTTgggacgtctgttcataattaccccgtctgttcatatttaccccactctctagggggtaattatgaacacggattacgaacttggtataaaatttttgaaaagtaaaagtAGTTATACGTCACATTTATCCATTGTAAtcagtgtatggtgatttttttgcttaaaaaattatgttcatacttaccccaaactctgttcataattaccccggactatgttcatatttaccccaagACTTGaccaatatgatttatatggtgtcagaaaatctcaattcaacaccaaataatgacaATTATTAGCAGTAAaaagaaaatgggttgttttataaaaactcaatccaattcatttataaaacttgtaaaatgaacaaatgtaatttaaattaagatgtaaaacaatagaaaaatagctattttgtgttcattaattgatatttttctttcttttgttttgagaatttaatttctttgttgCATCTTTTACTTTTTGGTTGGTGtcttttttccgtttctttatgtctttacagaac
This sequence is a window from Uranotaenia lowii strain MFRU-FL chromosome 3, ASM2978415v1, whole genome shotgun sequence. Protein-coding genes within it:
- the LOC129752980 gene encoding uncharacterized protein LOC129752980, whose protein sequence is MATTSASSLSSKNRPLRNLQTKVKALMEMFKSITIFASTLGEVTSAQQIHVRLEKLDDFWDRINDALIEVEMHEEYSSKEATCSNIRQDFTTKYYNAKASILERIKELEGGASVLHSTCMMDSSIQPTIEHVRLPQIKLQTFDGDIDQWLSFRELYSSLIHTKTDLPEVEKFHYLKGCLTGEARALIDPLTLTRANYSVAWDILMARYNDSKVLKRRLVGNLFILPKVAIGIGGRLPWTDNEVAEESAVDIQALLEGFERVVQTLDQLVKPEEYKDLLLLEMLCSRLDPITRRAWEEHSAHQDQDKI